The genome window CCTGTGAGGAAGAAGATGAACATTAAAGCCAGCAGTCGGGTAACAGACTTGCCGCAACCTTTGAACTCCCGCCATATCAATACGCCCCACAGGGCTGCGATCATAGGAGCTCCCTGACCCAAGGCGTAGGAGATAGCTGCACCCGCCTTGCCTGCCGCAATGTAACTGAGAAGCGTTCCCAAGCCCCATACAACACCACCAAAGATGCCCACACTGTGTGTAGAAACTGAGCCTTTGAAGTATTCCTTGTAGCTTACAGGCGCACCTTCTACTGGACGACGCATAGCAATGGTATTGAAGAGGAGGTTGCTTATCACTATACCGAGCGAGAAGAGGAAGAATGCTGTATAAGGCGTTGCTTTGCCCGGCTCTGGTGAAACGAAGTTGTCAAGGTCCATCGCTGCAGCAACGAAACGATAGAAGAAGGACATCAGAACGCCTGAAAACATGGCAAGGAGGATTCCTTTACGGCTGCGCCGCTTGTCAACAGTCGACTTGTTTCCTTTCCCGGCAGATGCCAGACCATTGAGTATAAGTGCGATGATGATAAGTCCGACGCCACAGAAGATAAGCGTGGGGTCACCTTTTGGCGCACCAAAGTAGTTGATGAATACACCCAAGACCAATGCCAGACCCACACCAAGGGGGAAGGCTACGGACATACCTGCAATACTTGTGGAAGCAGACAGGAGGATATTTGAACCATTGAAGATTATACCACCAATGACAGCTGATACAACAACGGCTGTTGAAACCTGTCCTAAATCAGCAAGGAAAGGACGTCCATGCTGTCCAAAACTGCCTAAGGTAAGTCCCATAATAATGGAAAACAGGAAGATACCGATGACATAATCCCAGTAGTAAAGCTCATAACGCCATGACTTTCCTGCAAGTTTCAGGGTGTTACCCCATGAACCCCAACAGAACATAGTCACGATGCAGAGTATGATGGCTAACGAATAGCTGTTTACAATAAACATAATGAATAGGTTTTATTTTCAGATAGTTATCTTATTTATCTTATATTTCTTTCCTGACAGTTACCTTTATTCTTCTTACATTTCCAGTTCCTTTCGTTGTGGAATAGAGAGCTGTGCGCCTTTGCGTGTGACCGAAACAGACGAGGCTTTGTTGCCAAATCGGATAGCAGCTTCAATGTCTTTCCCCTCTGACAGGGCTACACAGAGCGCACCACAGAAGGTATCACCGGCTGCTGTTGTGTCTATAGCTTTCACCTTGAAGGCTGGAACCATAATCATTTTGCCATCTACTTTGGCAATAGCACCTTTTGACCCAACGGTAATGATGACGTTCTTTACACCCATTCCCTGTATTACACTGATAGCTTCCATCGCTGTACTTTCATCCTTTATCTCGACACCCGAGATACTGCTGGCTTCAGTTTCATTGGGAATAAGCAGGTCAATATTCTCCAGCAATTCATGTGGCAGAGGAGATGCTGGGGCTGGGTTGAGAACCGTAAACGCTCCGTGCTTCTTTCCCAGCTTTGCAGCCTCAGTAAGGGCAGCAACAGGTGTTTCCAGCTGCATGAGTACCGTTCCGGCTTCGGCAATGACCTCCTCGGAATCCCTCACATCGTCAGCTGTCAGTTGTCCGTTAGCCCCGGCATTTACAATAATACTGTTCTCTCCGCTTGGTATGGTCGTAATAAGCGCCACACCAGTTGATGTCTTTTGAGTCGTATAGAGGTGGCTGACATTAATACCTTCCGATTCCAGATTGGAAATGATGGAAGTTCCGAAGTTGTCATTTCCCACCTTACCTATAAAGATGGTCTGTCCTCCCATTCGTGCTGCGGCAACAGCCTGATTGGCTCCTTTACCGCCAAAGTTGGTCATGAAGTTTGTTCCCATGAGCGTTTCCCCTGGAAGTGGGAAGTGGTCAGCACTGATTACCATATCGGTATTGGCACTGCCTACAATGACAATTTTCTTCTTATTATTCATATTCTTGTTTTTGGTTAGTTATGCTGTTGGTTTTGCAAAAATAGATATTTCCTTTATTCTTTTCAAAGATTCGCCTTTCTTTTTTGACTCTTCAAAAAAATATCGTAAATTAGCAGCATAAAATCTGTTGAACAATGAGAAAAATTACGTTGGCTTATTTAGCAAAAATTGTTGGCTATTCCAAGACGACCGTATCACGTGTATTGAGCGGAAAGGGCGATAAATACAGGATTTCAATGGATGCACAGAAACTGATTATGTCAGTTGCCGAGCAGGAAAACTTCAAGCCAAAAACCGTTGCGCAATCTTTGCGCAACAAATTAAGCTGTAGTATCGCTCTTGTTGTTCCACAGATAAGTAATCCCTTCTTTGCAGAGCTTGCCAGTGCCACCCTTGCCGAGGCACAGAAGTATGACTACTCTGTCATGATTCTGGACACGCAGGAGAATGTCGACCTGGAAGAACGTGAGGTACGGAATGCCATCAAACGCGGTGTAGACGGTATAATCCTCGTTCCTTGCGGAAATGATCCGGGCTATCTGGAAGATATGGCACGACAGATTCCACTCATTCTGGCAGACCGTTACTTCCCGTCTTCCTCCATCTCCTATATCTCAACCAATAATTATGATGGTGCTTACCAGATGATGAAGCATCTGCTGGAACAGGGGCATCGTGATGTGCTTTGCATCCAAGGCTCAACAGCATCCGTTACCTCAAAGGAACGTATCAGAGGATGCCAGCAGGCTGTGAAGGACTTCGGAGCAAAATGTAACCTCCACGTTAAGGGTAATGCCTACTCCGTTGAGAACGGATATGTGGGGACTCGCATTGGCATAACCTACCAGCCTCGTCCCACGGCCGTCTTTGCCATGAGTTCCACCATTCTTCTTGGTGCCGTACAGGCATTGACAGAACAGCATGTCCGTGTCCCAGAAGAAATGTCATTAGTGAGTTTTGACAACAATCAATACATGGATTTTCTCAATCCACCCATCACCCGTGTCAGCCAGCCCATCACCCGCATTGGGCAGACAGCAATGAAGATACTCTATGACTGCATCTGCAGTGGCAGGAAACCCTCCTCACAGATATTGATGACGCCCACGATTGTCAAACGCAATTCAGTTTCACAGAATAGCACGAAAACATAAGTGGGACTTTCTTAAAGAATGTAATAAAAATTCATTACACACAAAAGCTACTGACGCTTAATTGCACCCCAACTAAGCCTTGATTGGCGTCTAAAAGATGCTTAATTGAAGTCTTACTAAGGCTTAATTGAAGTACAATCAAGCACCTTTTCTTACCCCATCTCACAACACACTGATGCGCTGATAGTTGCAGATGCGGTTTTCAAGCACGGTTTCTTATATTTCAAGCCATGCCATACAATAATTTATGTAAAGAAAAATCACAGCTAAAACATAAGAAACAAAGCCGATACCGTTCGCATGGGGTCTGGAAGAAGGAACGCCACAATCATCCCCCACTGCCTTCAATGAGCAGTCGTATGTACTGTTTACCAGCTTTCCTCACTCCTCACATCTACAGATTTTCAATCTTCATAATTCAGCTTTGCATCGCTCTCACCATGCAAAGCAGCATTTAAATCCTTCCAGTTCTGGAAGCCGGCAAAGAGAGCCAACCTGTCTAATGTCTTCTTAGACGGTTTCTCCTTTCCCGTGAAATAGCCAATCAACTTCTTTAATGATGCTGACTCCAAATGAATATGGTGAAGTGCTAACCTACCAGACAATCTCTCCAAATCAGAAGCCAGTTCTTTGCGTACATGCGTCTTCTGCCCAAGCTCCTCAATAATGGTCCTAAACTTCTTTTTCATACCTCATTTTTCAACATATACTAACGTGATGCAAAAGTAATAAAAGATTAGATAATTAAGTAATATCCAATGGCTTTTCTTAATGCCCCGACTGTTAATTAACATTTCACACACGAAGTGTCGGACAGAAACACACAAGCACCCCCTACTTATGCGATAAGGATAGTACACACATAGAGAACGCTATCCGCAAAATCATAAATAATCAAAAATAGCGTTGAAAGTCGTTTAAAAGAAATAATATATAACACTAAAATGATTATCTTTGTAGTCAGGTTGATATTCAAGAGATTGCCGAGTGTATGGCAACTGCCTTCAATTTATGATTAGACTTTAAGGATAACAGAGTACAACATATTTATTAGAGAGATAATTAGTATTATTAATTTTACAACAAAACTGCAAACATGAACATTGTAAACAACAAATCCGTCCTCTTTTTAATAGCATTGCTTTTCCAAGTATTTACGGCAAAAGCACAGAGTAGTTTCAATAAACTTTACGGCACTTATAAAGGTTCTGCCGTAACAGAAACTGTAGCTACAGGCGGAGGAGCAGCATTTAAAAGTCAGAAGAAATTTGATGTAGTGATTGAAAAAACAGCTAATGATACAAAACTTATACTGAAAGATTACAAATTAGGTACATATACTTTCGAGGATATTGTATTTGACAATCTTACAGTAACCTACCAACCAGAGAACAAACGATGGAAATTCACTTTCAATCCTCTTTCTGGTGATTACGTCAATGCTAAAGGGACAGCATACAGTATACAACTCCATGGCTCACTAATTGGTAGCAACAACTATATCTATGACAATGGAACGATAGAATTCACTTTTGAAATTTATAATAAACCAGAAAGCAAGACCAAGAATGCCTATAAAGGCAAGAATGACGTTGCAGCAGGTATTCGTTCTGTAGCAACAAAAAACAACAAGGATATTGTCTATGACCTTCACGGCCGTCGTGTGCAGGATCCACGCAAGGGGTTGTATATCATCAATGGCAAGAAGGTGTTGCTGAACAACAAGTAACCAGCAGAACAAAGCAAACAAACAATGTGAAAGGCGTTTTCGAATATAGAATCCGAACATCACACCACATTAACACAATAAAACAAGAATCCCTTTATAATGGCATAAGCACCACGCTTACCATTATAAAGGGATTCTTCTGTTTAGCTCTATCAGCCAGAAAGACTGCCTACACAAAACCGACCGCCTGGCTTATCACCTATGTTTACTTCACAGCTATGCACTCAATCTCAACAAGTGCACCCTTTGGCAATGCCTTGACAGCGAAAGCTGAACGAGCAGGATAAGGCTCTTTGAAGAACTCAGCATAAACTTCATTCATCGCAGCGAAGTTCTCCATATCTGAAAGGAACACCGTCGTCTTAACCACTTGAGACAGGTCTACACCTGCAGAAGCCAACACGTTGCGTGCATTGGTAAGTGACTGGCGGGTCTGTTCTTTCACACCACCTTCAACAAAAGCATTGGTAGCAGGGTCAATAGGAAGCGAACCAGATGCAAAGATGAAACCATTGGCTTCGATAGCCTGACTGTAAGGACCTACGGCAGCAGGTGCCTTGTCTGTGTGTAATGCTTGCATATCTTTAAGAATTTAAAGGAGTTAGAGGAGTTCACGGGGAGTTAAGCCAACAGCAAACCCGCCCTATACACTCCACAGTTTATTTCTTTTCGAGTGTAAAAGTACTGCTTTTCTTCAAAAGAAACAAACCTGCACGGCTAATTTACTTAAAAACAACAAGCATATCGGCATATTCCATTATTTTTCCTTATCTTTGCAGCACCAATTTACATATACCACATAAGTTATATGAAAGAATTAGCACTTAAGTACGGATGCAATCCAAACCAAAAGCCTTCACGTATCTATATGGAGGAAGGCGAACTCCCAATCACAGTTCTCAGTGGTCGTCCCGGCTACATTAACTTTCTTGATGCGCTCAACAGCTGGCAGCTCGTAAAGGAGCTGAAGGTCGCTACGGGTCTTCCTGCAGCTGCATCGTTCAAGCATGTCAGCCCAGCTGGTGCTGCAGTAGGTCTCCCTTTGAGTGATACACTCAAGAAGATTTACTTTGTCGATGACGTAGACTTCGAGCTTACACCGCTTGCCAGTGCCTACGCACGTGCTCGTGGAGCCGACCGTATGTGTTCTTATGGCGACTTCTGTGCTCTTAGCGACATCTGCGACAAGGAGACTGCGTTGCTCATCAAACGTGAGGTCAGCGACGGTGTGATTGCACCTGACTATACCCCTGAGGCTTTGGAGATTCTGAAGGATAAGCGAAAGGGCGCATACAATGTTATCAAGGTTGACCCTAACTATGTTCCTGCACCTATTGAGAAGAAGCAGGTTTTTGGCATTACATTTGAACAGGGCCGCAATGAGGTGAAGCTGGACGACCCGGCACTCTTCGAGAATATGCCTACAAAGAACAAGACATTCACCGAGGAGGCTAAGCGTGACCTCATCATTTCATTGATTACTTTGAAGTACACACAGAGTAATTCTGTCTGCTATGTAAAGGACGGACAGGCGATTGGTATTGGAGCAGGACAGCAGAGCCGCATCCATTGTACTCGCTTGGCTGGTAGCAAGGCTGACGAATGGTGGCTGCGCCAGTGCCCAAAGGTGATGAACCTCCCATTTAAAAAGGATATCCGCCGTGCTGACAGAGACAACACTATCAACATATACATCTCCGATGAATACGAAGATGTATTGCAGGATGGTGTATGGCAGCAGTTCTTCACAGAGTGCCCAGAGCCTTTGACACGTGAGGAACGCAAGGAATGGATAGCCAAGAATACGGGTGTTGCACTCGGTTCTGACGCATTCTTCCCATTTGGCGACAACATTGAGCGTGCGCACAAGAGCGGCGTAGAATATATTGCACAGGCTGGTGGAAGTATTCGTGACGACCATGTTAT of Prevotella fusca JCM 17724 contains these proteins:
- a CDS encoding GRP family sugar transporter, giving the protein MFIVNSYSLAIILCIVTMFCWGSWGNTLKLAGKSWRYELYYWDYVIGIFLFSIIMGLTLGSFGQHGRPFLADLGQVSTAVVVSAVIGGIIFNGSNILLSASTSIAGMSVAFPLGVGLALVLGVFINYFGAPKGDPTLIFCGVGLIIIALILNGLASAGKGNKSTVDKRRSRKGILLAMFSGVLMSFFYRFVAAAMDLDNFVSPEPGKATPYTAFFLFSLGIVISNLLFNTIAMRRPVEGAPVSYKEYFKGSVSTHSVGIFGGVVWGLGTLLSYIAAGKAGAAISYALGQGAPMIAALWGVLIWREFKGCGKSVTRLLALMFIFFLTGLAFIVAAGGN
- the rbsK gene encoding ribokinase — encoded protein: MNNKKKIVIVGSANTDMVISADHFPLPGETLMGTNFMTNFGGKGANQAVAAARMGGQTIFIGKVGNDNFGTSIISNLESEGINVSHLYTTQKTSTGVALITTIPSGENSIIVNAGANGQLTADDVRDSEEVIAEAGTVLMQLETPVAALTEAAKLGKKHGAFTVLNPAPASPLPHELLENIDLLIPNETEASSISGVEIKDESTAMEAISVIQGMGVKNVIITVGSKGAIAKVDGKMIMVPAFKVKAIDTTAAGDTFCGALCVALSEGKDIEAAIRFGNKASSVSVTRKGAQLSIPQRKELEM
- a CDS encoding LacI family DNA-binding transcriptional regulator, yielding MRKITLAYLAKIVGYSKTTVSRVLSGKGDKYRISMDAQKLIMSVAEQENFKPKTVAQSLRNKLSCSIALVVPQISNPFFAELASATLAEAQKYDYSVMILDTQENVDLEEREVRNAIKRGVDGIILVPCGNDPGYLEDMARQIPLILADRYFPSSSISYISTNNYDGAYQMMKHLLEQGHRDVLCIQGSTASVTSKERIRGCQQAVKDFGAKCNLHVKGNAYSVENGYVGTRIGITYQPRPTAVFAMSSTILLGAVQALTEQHVRVPEEMSLVSFDNNQYMDFLNPPITRVSQPITRIGQTAMKILYDCICSGRKPSSQILMTPTIVKRNSVSQNSTKT
- a CDS encoding RidA family protein, with protein sequence MQALHTDKAPAAVGPYSQAIEANGFIFASGSLPIDPATNAFVEGGVKEQTRQSLTNARNVLASAGVDLSQVVKTTVFLSDMENFAAMNEVYAEFFKEPYPARSAFAVKALPKGALVEIECIAVK
- a CDS encoding phosphoribosylaminoimidazolecarboxamide formyltransferase translates to MKELALKYGCNPNQKPSRIYMEEGELPITVLSGRPGYINFLDALNSWQLVKELKVATGLPAAASFKHVSPAGAAVGLPLSDTLKKIYFVDDVDFELTPLASAYARARGADRMCSYGDFCALSDICDKETALLIKREVSDGVIAPDYTPEALEILKDKRKGAYNVIKVDPNYVPAPIEKKQVFGITFEQGRNEVKLDDPALFENMPTKNKTFTEEAKRDLIISLITLKYTQSNSVCYVKDGQAIGIGAGQQSRIHCTRLAGSKADEWWLRQCPKVMNLPFKKDIRRADRDNTINIYISDEYEDVLQDGVWQQFFTECPEPLTREERKEWIAKNTGVALGSDAFFPFGDNIERAHKSGVEYIAQAGGSIRDDHVIDTCDKYNIAMAFTGVRLFHH